One region of Pogona vitticeps strain Pit_001003342236 chromosome 1, PviZW2.1, whole genome shotgun sequence genomic DNA includes:
- the SELENOH gene encoding selenoprotein H gives MAPKGRKRKAQAAPRGERNGAEESPKKPKETQGSGPRVVIEHCKSURVFGRNADAVSQALRQTFPDILLEVNPEKPRRNSFEVVLLKEDGTKVELWSGLKKGPPRKLKFPEPTNVVETLKGNLD, from the exons ATGGCCCCCAAAGGGCGGAAGAGAAAGGCCCAGGCAGCCCCGCGGGGGGAGAGGAACGGTGCAGAAGAGTCGCCCAAGAAACCGAAGGAGACGCAAGGATCGGGCCCTCGTGTCGTCATTGAGCATTG cAAAAGCTGACGCGTCTTTGGGCGCAATGCTGATGCTGTTAGCCAGGCATTGCGGCAGACCTTTCCTGATATCCTGTTAGAGGTGAACCCTGAGAAGCCCCGCAGGAATAGCTTTGAGGTAGTTCTGCTGAAGGAAGATGGCACCA AGGTGGAGTTATGGAGCGGCCTTAAGAAAGGGCCACCACGCAAGTTGAAGTTCCCAGAACCAACCAATGTCGTTGAAACCCTGAAGGGCAACTTGGACTAA